TTAAGTAGTGCTGTTTTTTTCACTACATCCACCTACCATTCTATCTCTGAAACTGGTTTAGGTTCATCATTGACTGTCATACTACGAACTTTAGCATCATTGATTCGAATGACCCGATCAGCCATTGGTGCGATTGCAGAGTTATGGGTAATAATGATCACTGTTGTTCCAGTGTTACGAGCTGTTTCCTGTAAAATAGTCAAAATTTGTTTTCCTGTCTCATAATCTAGTGCACCCGTCGGTTCATCGCAAAGCAATAATTTAGGACGCTTGGCGATCGCCCTTGCAATCGTTACCCTTTGTTGCTCTCCCCCTGATAATTGTGCGGGAAAATTATCCAATCGTCCGCCTAGACCTACTGACTTCAAAACTTCTTCAGGATCAAGAGCATCAGACACGATTTGTGAAGCCAATTCTACATTTTCTTTCGTTGTTAAATTAGGGACTAAATTATAAAATTGGAAAACAAACCCTACATCATTGCGACGATAAGTAGTCAATTGTTTTTCGTTATATTTAGCGATATCTGTCCCATCAATGATGATTTGTCCTTCATCACAAGAATCCATCCCCCCTAAAATATTAAGTACAGTAGATTTTCCTGCTCCGCTGGGACCTAAAATCACCGCGACTTCGCCTTTTTCTACTGAAAAATTGATCCCGTCATTTGCAGCGATCGTCGTATCTCCCATGTGATATCGTTTATATTCATTTATTACGTCAATATAT
This sequence is a window from Enterococcus wangshanyuanii. Protein-coding genes within it:
- a CDS encoding ABC transporter ATP-binding protein — its product is MAYIDVINEYKRYHMGDTTIAANDGINFSVEKGEVAVILGPSGAGKSTVLNILGGMDSCDEGQIIIDGTDIAKYNEKQLTTYRRNDVGFVFQFYNLVPNLTTKENVELASQIVSDALDPEEVLKSVGLGGRLDNFPAQLSGGEQQRVTIARAIAKRPKLLLCDEPTGALDYETGKQILTILQETARNTGTTVIIITHNSAIAPMADRVIRINDAKVRSMTVNDEPKPVSEIEW